The region CGATTCAATTGATCGAAACCACGGACCGTGATGCCATCAGGGAGCTTTGTCAGCTGGAAGGGCTGGTGGATCTTATTATTCCTCGAGGTGGTGAAGGACTGATCCGTGCGGTAACGGAATGTGCGCGTGTGCCGGTGATTAAGCATTACAAAGGAGTTTGCCACGTGTATGTGGATGAAGCTGCGGATATGAATATGGCGGTTGAGATTTGTGTAAATGCCAAGTGTCAGCGTCCGGGCGTTTGCAACGCGATTGAAAAAGTGCTGGTGCATGAAAAAATCGCTCCTGACTTTCTGCCGTTGTTGGCCGAGACGCTCATAGCGCATGGTGTAGAGCTGCGAGGAGATGAACGGGCCTGCTGTTTCGTGATGGATGGAATGACAAGGGCTGTTGCGGCAGACTGGGATGAAGAGTATCTCGATTTAATACTGGCCATTGGAGTGGTTTCCTCGCTGGAAGAAGCGATTGAGCGGATTAATGCACATGGATCCCATCATTCCGATGCCATCATTACCACTGATGAGAATGTGATGAAGCAGTTTAGTCGGGATGTTGATTCTGCAACGGTATATATCAACGCATCAACTCGGTTTACCGACGGCGGTGAATTTGGCATGGGAGCAGAAATAGGAATCAGCACAGACAAGCTGCATGCGAGGGGGCCCATGGGGCTTGAGGAATTAACTACTTATAAATACGTTATTTATGGAAAAGGACAAATCCGATAACGATTTGTTTAAAAAAGGGCTTGAGTTGGTTAAAAAAATCAGTATTTTGATCATCAACTTCGGCTGAAAAGACGGGGTGGTAGCTCAATGGTTAGAGTCCTAGACTGTCGATCTAGTTGTTGCGGGTTCGAGTCCCGTCCATCCCGCCACTTTTATCGGTTCTTCTCGGAATTGCGTCCTAGAGCTCTTTTCTGGTTTTTAGAAATGGGAGGTCATAAATTTTTAAGTGAAGGTATTTTTCGTCACGATAACC is a window of Spartobacteria bacterium DNA encoding:
- a CDS encoding glutamate-5-semialdehyde dehydrogenase, whose translation is MNLHQQMLTMGEQAVKASRVLSTLSTRRKNAILEAMAEELEAYRPAIKEANSRDMDAARASGLSAAMLDRLELSDARIDAMIRGIMNVVGLEDPVGKDISTWIRPNGLEIRKTRVPIGVMGLIYESRPNVTVDATVLCIKTSNAVILRGGKEAMHSNQILARIMQQGGEKKGLPEHAIQLIETTDRDAIRELCQLEGLVDLIIPRGGEGLIRAVTECARVPVIKHYKGVCHVYVDEAADMNMAVEICVNAKCQRPGVCNAIEKVLVHEKIAPDFLPLLAETLIAHGVELRGDERACCFVMDGMTRAVAADWDEEYLDLILAIGVVSSLEEAIERINAHGSHHSDAIITTDENVMKQFSRDVDSATVYINASTRFTDGGEFGMGAEIGISTDKLHARGPMGLEELTTYKYVIYGKGQIR